A single genomic interval of Lathyrus oleraceus cultivar Zhongwan6 chromosome 7, CAAS_Psat_ZW6_1.0, whole genome shotgun sequence harbors:
- the LOC127102220 gene encoding uncharacterized protein LOC127102220 produces MTSKAFTLKGLFEQVRNDFVRDTGVRLHAHLVREAEEKARKEAEEKALLEEEKRLREAKEKVVVAAAAAAEATEKAKADAEEAARIAAEEAAKASANALTQGEQSNFDFAPLVLKTLEELQKEQQVVRARLVHQDSVNNNIQILLTQLLQRMPPPPNP; encoded by the coding sequence ATGACCTCTAAAGCCTTCACTCTGAAAGGCCTCTTTGaacaagtccgcaacgacttTGTTAGAGATACTGGAGTAAGGCTACATGCTCACTTAGTCAGAGAGGCTGAGGAAAAGGCCagaaaggaagcagaagagaaagctCTTCTGGAAGAGGAGAAACGACTTAGAGAAGCTAAAGAAAAGGTTGTTGTTGCTGCTGCGGCTGCTGCTGAAGCTACAGAAAAAGCAAAAGCTGACGCTGAAGAAGCAGCACGCATAGCTGCAGAAGAGGCTGCAAAGGCCAGCGCtaatgctctgactcagggggagcaatCAAACTTTGACTTCGCCCCTCTGGTATTGAAAACTCTGGAAGAACTGCAGAAGGAGCAACAAGTTGTGAGAGCAAGATTGGTTCACCAGGACTCCGTCAATAACAACATTCAGATTCTGCTGACTCAactgctccaaaggatgcctccgcctccaaacccttag